A window from uncultured Desulfobacter sp. encodes these proteins:
- a CDS encoding methyl-accepting chemotaxis protein yields the protein MLKALSIKQRMLLIIAMFFLLFICMVWFSINGSNHVKNSSLTAVDEIMLEDQKDKLKVATNTIGVAIGQIIKDIKSQQEQIETIRQAIDGIRFEKDKSGYFFVYTETTCVCLPPKKELQGKDLKDLKDKNNVYVIKGLRGVAKAGGGYIEYIWPKSGAGDTPKLSYAEMIPGTNFWIGTGVYLDNIDEYTAAMESNIANKVKATIIKMISTTGPIFIVIAGVCFFIVFGITKGLRRLILSVQDIAEGDGDLTKRIDMNSKDELGELSNWLNLFLNKLQDIIKQIASESIHVDQASNSLADISGEMTKGAEQTSEQADGVAAAAEEMSASLSSVAAAMEESSQNVNLVASAAEEMTSTINEIAGNAEKTRATSEKASAKAADAGSQMKALSEATKSIGQITETITDISEQTSLLALNATIEAARAGEAGKGFAVVASEIKALSTQTADATLNIKDQIENVQKVSDSSMTLISEVSEVISAATEMISTIAAAVTQQSAATHEISSNIVNSFLRASRKSMKMLAKALRWPRKSPRISQM from the coding sequence ATGCTGAAGGCCCTATCCATCAAGCAGCGGATGTTGTTGATCATCGCCATGTTTTTCCTTTTGTTCATATGCATGGTCTGGTTTTCAATTAATGGCTCCAACCACGTTAAAAATAGTTCGCTCACAGCTGTCGATGAAATCATGCTTGAAGACCAAAAAGATAAACTGAAAGTTGCGACAAACACGATTGGTGTCGCTATTGGCCAAATAATTAAGGATATCAAAAGTCAACAGGAACAGATTGAAACGATCAGGCAAGCAATTGACGGCATTCGGTTTGAAAAAGATAAATCAGGTTATTTTTTTGTTTACACAGAAACAACCTGTGTGTGTCTGCCGCCCAAAAAAGAGCTCCAGGGAAAAGACCTTAAGGATTTGAAAGATAAAAATAATGTCTACGTGATAAAAGGACTTCGGGGTGTGGCCAAAGCCGGTGGCGGATATATCGAATATATTTGGCCTAAGTCCGGAGCTGGAGACACACCAAAACTTAGTTACGCAGAAATGATCCCCGGCACAAATTTCTGGATTGGAACCGGAGTTTACCTTGATAATATCGACGAATACACAGCAGCAATGGAATCCAATATTGCGAATAAAGTAAAAGCCACGATCATTAAAATGATATCCACAACAGGACCTATTTTCATTGTTATCGCAGGCGTATGTTTCTTCATAGTTTTCGGCATTACGAAAGGATTAAGGCGTTTAATTTTAAGTGTCCAGGATATTGCTGAAGGTGATGGCGATTTAACCAAACGCATTGACATGAATTCAAAAGACGAGCTTGGAGAACTTTCCAACTGGCTGAATCTGTTTTTAAACAAACTCCAGGATATTATAAAGCAGATCGCTTCGGAATCAATCCATGTGGACCAGGCCTCAAATTCACTTGCGGACATATCAGGGGAGATGACCAAAGGAGCCGAGCAGACCTCCGAACAGGCAGACGGAGTAGCGGCTGCAGCCGAAGAGATGAGTGCCAGTCTGAGCTCCGTTGCCGCTGCCATGGAAGAATCCTCCCAGAACGTGAACCTTGTGGCCTCTGCAGCAGAGGAGATGACGTCGACCATTAATGAAATAGCCGGCAATGCGGAAAAAACCCGGGCAACTTCCGAAAAAGCTTCCGCAAAAGCCGCCGACGCCGGGAGTCAGATGAAAGCCCTGAGCGAAGCCACGAAATCAATCGGTCAAATCACAGAAACCATAACAGATATTTCCGAACAGACCAGTCTTTTGGCCTTGAATGCAACCATTGAAGCGGCCAGAGCCGGTGAAGCCGGTAAAGGCTTTGCCGTGGTTGCCAGCGAAATTAAAGCACTGTCAACCCAGACAGCCGATGCCACCTTAAATATAAAAGACCAGATTGAAAACGTTCAAAAGGTTTCCGATTCCAGCATGACATTGATCAGTGAAGTGTCCGAGGTAATCAGTGCTGCAACAGAGATGATTAGTACCATTGCGGCGGCGGTCACCCAGCAGTCAGCCGCCACCCATGAAATTTCAAGCAATATTGTGAACAGCTTTCTTCGGGCCTCCAGGAAGTCAATGAAAATGTTAGCCAAAGCTCTACGGTGGCCACGCAAATCTCCACGGATATCGCAAATGTAA
- a CDS encoding methyl-accepting chemotaxis protein: MGKLNDISIKLKIFFGFGFVCILFGIVGITTIRFNNKTIDELDTVKVNVLPNTLNFIEIKRDIEQIQQWLTDISATRAAQGYDDGYQEAENFYQDALKRIDDSVVAHKDCGEEQVVAALKEMKNRLDDYYTMGKKMAQAYIDAGPAKGNPMMEKFDPFAEKLSGIIDKIVESHKEKLLTSFEEIGKHTISKTKLITGGLVFVLILSALISYGISHYVSSYLGKAAQFAGYIAHGNFDQTLVIKHQDEIGMLSNALNEMCTHLKKLIVEIKDSSITLNASSNKIEDLSEHITKSSQGTVEKAGTVTAETEEISSNMTSVASATEQAAASIDTVVAAAEEMSATISEIAANVSKGSQTTSQAVEKAGQVSVKVDELGKAASQISKVTDTIKDISDQTNLLALNATIEAARAGEAGKGFAVVAGEIKILAQQTADATNEINERIKGVQTSTEESVTAIHEIVGVINEINEIVATVAAAIEQQSATTHEISDSISHAGQGIQNVNENIGRISAGTDGIARDIVHVAKAAEDTSHDGVTILEEVKDLVKVTEKLTAAVNQFKI; this comes from the coding sequence ATGGGAAAGCTCAATGATATATCCATAAAGCTGAAAATTTTTTTTGGTTTTGGGTTTGTTTGTATCCTTTTTGGCATCGTGGGCATTACCACCATTCGTTTTAACAATAAGACCATTGATGAATTGGATACAGTAAAAGTCAATGTGCTGCCCAACACCTTAAATTTTATAGAAATTAAAAGGGATATAGAGCAGATCCAGCAATGGCTTACGGATATATCCGCCACAAGAGCGGCACAAGGATACGATGACGGATACCAGGAGGCAGAAAATTTTTATCAGGATGCGCTTAAAAGAATAGACGATTCGGTTGTTGCACATAAAGACTGTGGGGAAGAGCAAGTGGTTGCGGCTCTTAAAGAGATGAAAAACCGCCTGGATGATTATTACACCATGGGCAAAAAGATGGCCCAGGCCTATATTGACGCGGGACCTGCAAAGGGCAATCCCATGATGGAAAAGTTTGATCCATTTGCTGAGAAACTATCCGGTATCATCGACAAGATTGTTGAATCTCACAAAGAAAAGCTTTTAACGTCTTTTGAAGAAATTGGGAAACACACGATTTCAAAAACAAAGTTGATCACCGGCGGCCTTGTTTTTGTTTTGATTTTATCCGCTCTTATTTCGTACGGCATCAGCCACTATGTCTCCTCATACCTTGGCAAAGCCGCTCAGTTCGCAGGTTACATTGCCCACGGCAATTTTGACCAGACCCTTGTCATAAAGCACCAGGACGAAATCGGGATGCTGTCCAATGCCCTAAATGAGATGTGTACCCATCTAAAAAAATTAATCGTGGAGATCAAGGACAGCTCCATCACCCTGAATGCCTCCTCAAATAAAATAGAAGATCTTTCAGAGCATATTACCAAAAGTTCACAGGGTACGGTTGAAAAAGCAGGCACGGTTACGGCCGAAACAGAAGAGATCAGCAGTAATATGACCAGTGTGGCCTCGGCTACCGAACAGGCGGCAGCAAGTATTGATACCGTTGTGGCTGCTGCAGAAGAGATGTCCGCCACCATCAGTGAAATCGCTGCCAATGTTTCAAAGGGAAGCCAGACAACCAGCCAGGCCGTTGAAAAAGCAGGACAGGTTTCGGTGAAGGTTGATGAATTAGGAAAGGCCGCGTCCCAGATTTCCAAAGTGACTGACACCATAAAAGATATCTCAGACCAGACCAATCTTCTTGCACTCAATGCAACCATTGAAGCGGCCCGGGCAGGGGAGGCCGGAAAAGGGTTTGCTGTGGTTGCAGGAGAAATAAAAATTCTTGCCCAGCAGACGGCTGATGCCACCAATGAAATTAACGAACGGATCAAAGGAGTCCAAACCAGCACGGAAGAATCCGTTACCGCCATCCATGAAATTGTCGGCGTGATTAACGAGATCAATGAAATTGTGGCCACTGTCGCCGCCGCCATTGAGCAACAGTCTGCCACGACCCATGAGATTTCAGACAGCATTTCCCATGCGGGCCAGGGCATCCAGAACGTTAATGAAAATATCGGCCGGATTTCTGCCGGAACCGACGGGATTGCCCGGGATATTGTCCATGTTGCAAAGGCCGCAGAGGATACCAGCCATGACGGCGTTACAATCTTGGAAGAGGTCAAAGATCTTGTCAAGGTGACCGAGAAATTGACTGCCGCGGTGAATCAATTTAAGATTTGA
- a CDS encoding PocR ligand-binding domain-containing protein, with the protein MDDAEKTKSQLISELQEMRKQVATLTRPMEDGENIAFEDLFNLADIQHLQDLYAKAFGVAALITRPDGTPITRPSEFTELCSRFIRNTPKGSKNCNTSDAMIGRHNPFGPIIQPCMSAGLCNAGASITVGGCHVANWLIGQVRNEHQSEEKIMDYARKLGADEDAFRAAYQRVPVMSQEQFERVAQVLYTVTRQLSTSAYQNIRQARFIAQLRQAKQALKVNEQLLINILESMDEAVAVFNKDFTFRVLNQKLEAFSGRSRKEMIGKTPWDIFPDIKDARITENLKNAMKGRITSSIETQLINSDQTSLWAKVSHSPLRDENGRIIGVVAVLSDITQQKKNQEELRNLRNYLSNIIDSMPSVLVGVDSQGLVTQWNHKAEQVTGIGFEKAHSKPLVKVFPHLADEMERIQTSIRDHQVIRDSKVLRENLEETRYESITIYPLVANGMEGAVIRVDDVTDQVHMEEMMIQNEKMLSVGGLAAGMAHEINNPLAGMVQTTHVMSQRLSAAANLAPNQKAAQAAGTTIEAIEHYMQTRGILRMLDTITESGERVAQIVSNILSFARKNDSDDSVHDLNKILDKTIALAATDYDLKKEYDFKQIEILREYDNNLPAVPCQDSKIQQVVLNILTNGAQAMQEAGTLKPRFILRTYADPTRDMVCMEIEDNGPGMNKKTLKHIFDPFFTTKPTGVGTGLGLSVSYFIITENHKGELLVESSPDAGAKFIIRLANS; encoded by the coding sequence ATGGATGATGCGGAAAAAACAAAATCCCAGCTGATCAGTGAACTGCAGGAGATGCGCAAACAAGTCGCAACCCTGACCCGTCCCATGGAAGATGGGGAAAATATTGCGTTTGAAGACCTTTTTAACCTGGCTGATATTCAGCATCTTCAGGATCTGTATGCCAAGGCGTTTGGCGTGGCCGCCCTGATCACCCGCCCGGACGGCACCCCCATCACCCGGCCCAGTGAATTCACCGAACTGTGCAGCCGGTTTATCCGCAATACCCCAAAGGGCAGCAAAAACTGCAATACATCCGATGCCATGATCGGAAGACATAATCCTTTCGGTCCCATTATCCAGCCGTGCATGAGTGCAGGTCTATGCAATGCGGGGGCCAGTATTACCGTTGGCGGGTGCCATGTTGCCAACTGGCTGATCGGCCAGGTGCGCAACGAACACCAGAGCGAAGAAAAGATTATGGATTATGCCCGTAAGCTCGGGGCAGACGAAGACGCATTCCGCGCCGCATACCAGCGGGTGCCTGTGATGTCCCAGGAACAATTCGAAAGGGTTGCCCAGGTCTTGTATACAGTGACCCGTCAATTGTCCACCTCAGCCTATCAGAATATCCGGCAGGCCCGATTCATTGCCCAGCTTCGACAGGCAAAACAGGCGTTAAAAGTGAATGAACAACTGCTGATCAACATTCTGGAATCCATGGATGAAGCCGTTGCGGTATTTAACAAGGATTTTACATTTCGGGTACTTAATCAAAAATTAGAGGCTTTTTCAGGCAGATCCAGAAAGGAGATGATCGGAAAAACCCCCTGGGATATTTTCCCGGACATTAAAGACGCCAGAATCACGGAAAATTTAAAAAATGCGATGAAAGGCCGGATAACAAGCAGCATTGAAACCCAGTTGATCAATTCTGATCAAACATCCCTATGGGCCAAGGTATCCCATTCGCCTCTCAGAGATGAAAACGGTCGCATTATTGGGGTTGTAGCTGTGCTCAGCGATATTACCCAACAGAAAAAAAATCAAGAAGAACTGCGCAACCTGCGAAATTATCTGTCGAATATTATCGACTCCATGCCATCGGTACTGGTGGGTGTAGACAGCCAAGGCCTTGTGACCCAGTGGAATCACAAGGCCGAGCAGGTCACCGGGATAGGTTTCGAAAAGGCGCATTCCAAGCCCCTGGTCAAGGTATTTCCCCACCTGGCCGATGAAATGGAGCGAATTCAAACCTCAATTCGTGACCACCAGGTCATCCGGGATTCAAAAGTACTTCGTGAAAATCTTGAAGAAACCCGCTACGAAAGCATAACGATTTACCCCCTGGTGGCCAATGGAATGGAAGGTGCTGTGATCCGGGTGGATGATGTGACCGATCAGGTGCACATGGAGGAGATGATGATCCAGAACGAAAAAATGCTCTCCGTGGGCGGGTTGGCTGCGGGCATGGCCCACGAAATCAATAACCCCCTGGCCGGCATGGTACAGACCACCCATGTCATGTCCCAACGGCTGTCGGCAGCAGCGAATCTTGCCCCCAATCAAAAAGCGGCCCAGGCAGCCGGTACCACCATCGAAGCCATAGAGCATTATATGCAAACAAGGGGTATATTGCGGATGCTTGACACCATCACCGAGTCAGGAGAACGGGTTGCACAGATTGTCAGCAATATCCTCAGTTTTGCCCGGAAAAACGATTCGGATGATTCCGTTCATGATCTGAACAAAATCCTGGATAAAACCATTGCTTTGGCGGCCACGGACTATGATCTGAAAAAGGAATACGATTTTAAACAAATTGAAATCCTAAGAGAATATGATAACAACCTGCCGGCCGTTCCCTGCCAGGATAGCAAAATTCAGCAAGTGGTGCTCAATATCCTGACCAACGGGGCCCAGGCCATGCAGGAGGCAGGCACCCTAAAGCCCAGGTTTATTCTCAGGACCTATGCTGATCCGACCCGGGATATGGTCTGCATGGAGATAGAAGACAACGGTCCCGGAATGAATAAAAAGACACTCAAGCATATTTTTGATCCCTTTTTCACCACCAAGCCCACGGGGGTAGGAACGGGCCTTGGCCTGAGCGTATCCTACTTCATTATCACCGAAAATCATAAAGGCGAATTGCTGGTTGAATCCAGTCCCGACGCCGGTGCAAAATTCATTATACGATTGGCTAACAGCTGA
- a CDS encoding response regulator → MDQTKNSILIVDDELYIRQSFIDYFEDRDWQVFDAESGETALELLKTHISASAIVDIRMTGMDGETFIRNASKTYPDMVFVICTGSPEYEPAEDIRQCPNVSDQVFGKPVTNIDKLEKTIKDMLADKNV, encoded by the coding sequence ATGGATCAAACTAAAAACAGCATATTAATTGTTGATGATGAACTGTACATCCGACAGAGTTTTATTGATTATTTTGAAGACCGGGACTGGCAGGTGTTTGATGCTGAAAGTGGTGAAACGGCCCTTGAACTGCTCAAGACCCATATCAGTGCCTCGGCCATCGTAGATATTCGTATGACGGGAATGGATGGGGAAACATTTATCAGAAACGCATCCAAAACATATCCGGATATGGTCTTTGTCATCTGCACGGGATCACCGGAATACGAGCCCGCCGAAGATATTCGCCAATGTCCCAATGTATCCGATCAGGTTTTCGGCAAGCCGGTAACAAACATTGATAAACTTGAAAAGACTATCAAAGACATGTTAGCTGATAAAAACGTTTAA
- a CDS encoding ABC transporter substrate binding protein, with amino-acid sequence MQIKTVFTLMFFLLSLAVGFVIDDSHAARFKVLVVMSYDPDYTFVQKVRQGIDSVLSDTCRIEYFYMNTKNNLVGGPQKAKAAFAVYQKMQPDGVIAADDNAQSMFVVPYLKNKVRTPVMFCGVNDSPENYGYPADNVSGILERMSITQSLAFAKQLIPTIRTFGYMSGENPTGRTLLKYFQHEAHTFPMKLVAARFPKTLMEGKAMAKELQGLCDVLFIPTMNGIRDDTGNPLSDRQVLPVVTDIFAKPVIGDQKFTIQYGMLCGMTQHPDEQGFTAAKMLLKAMQGTPICDIPITRNRLSQAIINVTVMKAFGIKPKPILLKDTELIRGETDHGERML; translated from the coding sequence ATGCAGATAAAAACAGTGTTCACCTTAATGTTCTTCTTACTGTCGCTCGCCGTTGGTTTCGTGATCGACGACAGCCATGCCGCCCGATTCAAGGTTCTTGTGGTGATGAGCTACGACCCGGATTATACATTCGTTCAAAAGGTACGTCAGGGAATTGATTCGGTGTTGTCCGACACCTGCCGAATTGAGTACTTTTATATGAATACCAAAAACAATCTTGTAGGCGGTCCCCAAAAAGCCAAAGCGGCCTTCGCCGTGTACCAAAAAATGCAGCCCGACGGTGTGATTGCCGCCGACGACAATGCCCAATCCATGTTTGTGGTGCCCTACCTGAAAAACAAGGTGAGAACCCCGGTGATGTTTTGCGGCGTCAATGACTCACCTGAAAATTACGGATATCCGGCAGATAATGTATCCGGTATCCTGGAACGGATGTCCATCACCCAAAGCCTGGCCTTTGCCAAACAATTGATCCCAACCATCCGAACCTTTGGATACATGTCCGGTGAAAATCCGACGGGCCGGACCCTTCTAAAATATTTTCAACATGAGGCCCATACATTTCCCATGAAACTGGTTGCCGCCAGGTTTCCAAAAACATTGATGGAAGGCAAAGCCATGGCAAAAGAGCTGCAGGGACTGTGTGATGTTCTGTTCATACCGACCATGAACGGTATCAGGGACGACACCGGGAACCCGCTTTCGGATAGACAGGTCCTGCCCGTTGTTACCGACATCTTTGCCAAACCGGTTATCGGTGACCAAAAATTCACCATTCAATACGGGATGTTGTGCGGCATGACCCAGCATCCGGACGAACAGGGTTTCACCGCAGCAAAGATGCTGCTCAAAGCCATGCAGGGCACCCCCATCTGTGATATTCCCATTACCCGAAACCGATTAAGCCAGGCAATTATCAACGTGACCGTGATGAAGGCTTTTGGCATCAAACCCAAACCCATTTTACTAAAAGATACCGAGCTGATCCGGGGAGAAACCGACCATGGCGAACGCATGCTGTGA
- a CDS encoding ABC transporter substrate-binding protein, whose translation MANACCELLKGIKKIEIKQFVIVLFFTFFLQGCGPEEPVRIGFITGTSGHMADMGISARYALLLAVDQCNETGGIHGRRVALVIKDSQHDLATAVKDVQDLIALKVDAIIGPMSSTIAMAIVPYLNRSKVVTVAPTATTTQLSGQDDYFFRVCPSAGAQAHVNAAYQLQSANMKRISVAFHRGNPSFCSSFIKQFRETFQNGGGKILFVTGVTSEDGRSFSQIADDLLADRPDGILIIANAMDSAMLCQQIRKISSSVKITLSSWSASRRFIELGSGAVEGTTLPISVDWNSSHPRYKKFQKLFYERYGIEPGIGSLNAYNAAQVVLSALKVRQSGKNLKETILAMGEFEGLQRTIKFDAYGDMNAGVFMYTIRNHQFEALDKIHGI comes from the coding sequence ATGGCGAACGCATGCTGTGAGCTGCTAAAAGGAATAAAAAAGATCGAAATTAAACAATTCGTGATAGTACTGTTCTTCACTTTTTTTCTACAGGGCTGCGGCCCCGAAGAACCTGTCCGGATCGGATTTATCACCGGTACCTCAGGGCATATGGCGGATATGGGAATATCAGCGCGTTATGCGCTCTTGCTGGCTGTGGACCAGTGCAATGAAACAGGCGGCATCCATGGCCGGCGTGTGGCGCTTGTAATCAAAGACAGCCAGCATGATTTGGCCACGGCGGTAAAAGATGTGCAGGACTTGATTGCCTTAAAGGTTGACGCCATCATCGGTCCCATGTCCAGCACCATTGCCATGGCCATCGTACCCTATCTGAACCGGTCTAAAGTGGTGACAGTCGCCCCCACGGCCACCACAACACAACTTTCCGGTCAAGACGACTATTTTTTCCGGGTTTGTCCCTCTGCCGGCGCCCAGGCGCATGTAAATGCAGCGTACCAGCTTCAGTCGGCAAACATGAAACGCATTTCCGTGGCCTTTCACAGAGGTAATCCTTCCTTTTGCTCTTCCTTCATAAAACAATTTAGAGAAACATTCCAGAACGGCGGAGGAAAAATCCTTTTTGTGACAGGCGTTACCTCCGAAGACGGACGGTCCTTTTCCCAAATCGCCGACGATCTATTGGCAGATCGTCCCGATGGTATCTTGATCATCGCCAATGCCATGGATTCGGCCATGCTGTGTCAACAAATTCGCAAAATCAGTTCATCGGTTAAGATCACCTTGTCAAGCTGGAGTGCTTCCCGGCGGTTCATTGAACTGGGCAGCGGCGCCGTAGAAGGAACAACCCTGCCCATCTCCGTAGACTGGAACAGTTCCCATCCCAGGTATAAAAAATTTCAAAAATTATTTTATGAGCGATACGGGATTGAACCCGGCATTGGCAGCCTGAATGCCTATAATGCTGCCCAGGTGGTCCTCTCTGCCCTTAAGGTCCGTCAATCCGGAAAAAATTTAAAAGAGACCATACTTGCCATGGGCGAATTTGAAGGGCTCCAAAGAACAATAAAATTTGATGCCTACGGAGATATGAACGCCGGGGTCTTTATGTACACTATCCGCAACCATCAATTTGAGGCATTGGATAAAATCCATGGGATCTGA
- a CDS encoding response regulator produces the protein MKVLIVDDEKHIRQSLAAHLEDNDYNVITAENGSQGLALIVAEKPDLVLLDLKMPQMNGIDVLRHSRKIMPDLPVIVISGANRIEDVVKALRHGAWDYIEKPIRNFNVLDHSINRALEKAILIEENKAYQKNLESMVKERTRELKNANTHLSDINARLHRIVETTQRLHGCIEMESFGKKVLEEFAAQMAATGGSLYLLEEKGLRLVHSIVSGHTPDYIPFPLPEDSVFKTILEKGQALLVNNIEEENVYLPSGWPGYSNGSFLAFPIREDYGTPIGIITLHDKQTPPFVDQDKEIGAILSSYCCETIRAIKAFQASKKKEVQLQQAQKMEAIGTLAGGIAHDFNNILAGIFGYAELAKMDLDTNEKAGKYIDQVMMGARRAGEIVSQILTFSRQAESEMKPVKIYLIVKEAVKFLRSSIPSTIHISENVEIKDMALADATQIHQVVMNLGTNAYHAMRETGGTLSVSLRKTELSRKDLEEGCPYGEYIVLQIADTGCGIDEGVMDRIFDPYFTTKEVFHGTGLGLAVVSSIVKKHNGMIKINSQIGKGTVVDVFFPIFNNVLDKCAKPEYSTQNLEGTEHILLVDDEQGILDSTRQMLNNMGYTISGFADGISAFKAFTKTPDAFDLVITDMSMPNMDGRVLSEKILSLRKEIPVILCTGFHETFTETDAVKMGIRRYLHKPVTIQTLTLAIREELGRREKDHGSN, from the coding sequence TTGAAAGTACTTATTGTTGATGATGAAAAGCATATCCGACAAAGCCTTGCTGCTCACTTGGAAGATAATGACTATAACGTAATAACCGCAGAAAACGGCAGTCAGGGACTGGCACTGATCGTTGCTGAAAAGCCGGATCTTGTGCTGCTGGATCTAAAAATGCCGCAGATGAACGGAATCGACGTTCTGCGGCACAGCAGAAAAATCATGCCGGACTTGCCTGTGATCGTTATTTCCGGGGCAAATCGCATTGAGGATGTGGTAAAGGCATTGCGCCACGGCGCCTGGGATTATATAGAAAAACCCATACGAAATTTCAACGTATTGGATCATTCAATTAACCGGGCGCTGGAAAAGGCGATATTAATAGAGGAAAACAAAGCGTACCAGAAAAATCTGGAAAGCATGGTAAAAGAGAGAACCCGGGAACTTAAAAATGCCAACACCCATCTATCCGATATCAATGCACGGTTGCATAGAATTGTCGAAACCACACAAAGGCTGCACGGTTGTATTGAAATGGAATCTTTCGGCAAAAAAGTGCTTGAAGAATTTGCCGCCCAGATGGCGGCGACCGGCGGCAGTTTATATTTGCTTGAAGAAAAAGGCCTGCGCCTTGTGCACTCAATTGTTTCCGGGCACACGCCGGACTATATCCCTTTCCCGTTACCCGAGGATTCCGTGTTCAAAACAATTCTCGAAAAGGGCCAGGCACTTCTTGTCAACAACATAGAAGAAGAAAACGTATATCTGCCCAGTGGATGGCCTGGATACTCAAACGGTTCATTCCTTGCGTTCCCCATCAGAGAAGATTACGGAACGCCCATCGGTATTATCACACTTCACGACAAACAGACGCCCCCCTTCGTGGACCAGGACAAAGAGATTGGTGCCATCCTTTCGTCTTATTGCTGCGAGACCATTCGGGCCATCAAGGCATTTCAGGCGTCAAAAAAAAAGGAAGTTCAACTTCAACAAGCCCAAAAAATGGAAGCCATCGGAACCCTTGCCGGAGGAATTGCCCATGATTTCAACAATATCCTTGCCGGTATTTTCGGTTATGCCGAACTTGCCAAAATGGACCTTGATACCAATGAAAAGGCAGGCAAATATATTGACCAGGTAATGATGGGAGCAAGGCGTGCCGGTGAAATTGTCTCCCAGATTCTGACATTCAGCCGGCAGGCTGAATCTGAGATGAAACCCGTAAAAATTTATTTGATCGTCAAAGAAGCCGTTAAATTCTTGCGATCGTCCATTCCTTCCACCATTCACATCAGCGAAAACGTGGAGATCAAAGATATGGCTTTGGCTGATGCAACCCAGATTCATCAAGTGGTTATGAATCTGGGGACCAATGCATATCATGCCATGAGGGAGACCGGCGGCACCCTGTCCGTATCCTTGCGAAAGACAGAACTTTCCAGAAAAGACTTAGAAGAGGGCTGTCCCTATGGTGAATATATCGTTTTACAAATAGCGGATACCGGATGCGGCATTGATGAAGGCGTCATGGATCGAATTTTTGATCCCTATTTCACAACCAAAGAGGTCTTTCATGGAACAGGACTGGGCCTGGCCGTGGTCAGCAGCATTGTAAAAAAACACAACGGCATGATAAAAATTAACAGTCAAATCGGTAAAGGCACGGTTGTGGACGTTTTTTTTCCGATATTCAATAACGTTCTGGATAAATGCGCAAAACCGGAATACAGTACACAAAATTTAGAGGGAACCGAACATATTCTACTCGTTGATGATGAACAAGGCATTCTGGATTCCACCCGGCAAATGCTGAACAATATGGGTTATACCATATCCGGTTTCGCCGACGGCATATCCGCATTTAAAGCATTTACCAAGACACCGGATGCCTTTGATCTGGTGATTACCGATATGAGTATGCCCAATATGGACGGCAGGGTATTGTCGGAAAAAATTTTATCACTTAGAAAAGAGATACCGGTGATCCTTTGCACGGGATTTCATGAGACATTTACCGAAACGGACGCCGTTAAAATGGGAATTCGCAGATATTTGCACAAACCGGTTACCATACAAACCTTAACATTGGCCATTCGTGAAGAATTAGGCCGGCGAGAAAAGGATCATGGATCAAACTAA